A DNA window from Coffea arabica cultivar ET-39 chromosome 6c, Coffea Arabica ET-39 HiFi, whole genome shotgun sequence contains the following coding sequences:
- the LOC140008081 gene encoding uncharacterized protein, with amino-acid sequence MEPRSSRRWRRKTVVVWAAIIGVILVVGLVMLILGLTVFKAKRPVTTVNSVSLRDIDVSVDVARLRVLLNVSLDANIAVNNPNRVGFHYANSTAILKYRGQDVGQVPIPAGYIGPRQTLPMNITLTLMADRLLSNSNLYRDVLSGTLPLTTFTRISGYVRILFKIHVVSYTTCDLDVDVGNRRLANQTCHYRTKL; translated from the coding sequence ATGGAACCGAGGAGCAGCAGGAGGTGGAGAAGAAAAACGGTGGTGGTTTGGGCGGCCATCATCGGGGTGATTTTGGTGGTTGGGTTGGTCATGCTGATATTGGGCCTCACCGTCTTCAAAGCCAAACGACCTGTCACCACCGTCAACTCCGTCTCCCTCAGGGATATCGATGTCTCCGTCGACGTCGCCCGGCTGAGGGTGCTGTTGAACGTCAGCCTCGACGCCAACATCGCCGTAAACAACCCCAATAGAGTCGGCTTCCACTACGCCAACAGCACCGCCATCCTCAAGTATAGAGGCCAAGACGTTGGGCAGGTTCCCATTCCGGCTGGCTACATTGGCCCCCGCCAGACCCTCCCCATGAACATCACCCTCACCCTCATGGCCGACCGCTTATTGTCCAACTCCAATCTCTACCGGGACGTCCTCTCCGGTACATTACCCCTCACTACTTTCACCCGAATCTCCGGCTATGTCCGGATTTTGTTTAAGATTCACGTGGTCTCCTACACCACCTGCGACCTCGACGTGGATGTAGGCAACAGGAGGCTTGCCAACCAAACCTGTCACTATAGGACCAAATTATAG
- the LOC140008082 gene encoding WEB family protein At1g12150-like, with translation MFGIHIRTRSLDSRIPAGSPKPIVGTPRSSNGGSPRTEVGEVDTSAPFQSVKAAVSLFGDAATSPRSNNDYNNKKQLLLSRKPKNSSAADERVLKKESALHLALKQLEDFRARLKCTETTKAQAFRELEKANRTLQELTNKLEIISESKQAAIEETEAAKQRAKELEEHKSSRQHLGIDAWKQDVDNERELYKASAAELISTKQELTTLRQDFDRVLEAKLAAFQEAADAQHLTQVYRDRLTRISSEITTLRDTLGEVKLATLQAQEEGNKHHEEKQTRFQSHQTTKEQVELKIKSLKEEFDASEILEEKLEKTTEAIKLLQEQLQNVRESDMSSLKIAMAELDDATRKLREIVQEQNLQRSSVDFFKEELDNVKRDHFELKDKASEAELTAETLQSELERYKAQLDAALAGDPQGKYDDMRLKLQQLVLEAKNARQGAEEIGKDISLLKQNAEIAHEPIPSEWNGKLLPFLAAIPSEYSSSSFSLLCCAAREPISASHSVFVILFPSIAGNLHRWKTPNFFRYLDTKWVLS, from the exons ATGTTCGGAATCCACATACGAACTCGTTCCTTGGATTCTAGGATTCCGGCGGGTTCGCCGAAACCAATAGTGGGAACTCCAAGATCAAGCAATGGAGGCTCTCCAAGAACTGAGGTGGGAGAGGTGGACACCAGCGCTCCATTTCAATCTGTCAAGGCCGCGGTTAGCTTATTCGGGGATGCTGCAACCTCGCCTAGGTCCAACAACGACTACAACAACAAGAAGCAGCTCCTTCTATCTAGAAAGCCAAAAAATTCCTCTGCTGCTGATGAG AGAGTGCTCAAGAAAGAATCCGCTCTTCACTTGGCCCTCAAGCAACTAGAGGACTTCAGGGCACGACTCAAATGCACAGAAACCACAAAAGCTCAAGCTTTCCGGGAACTAGAGAAAGCCAATAGAACGCTACAGGAACTGACAAACAAGCTCGAAATCATTAGTGAATCCAAGCAAGCGGCTATCGAGGAAACAGAAGCTGCAAAGCAAAGAGCCAAGGAGCTCGAGGAACACAAATCCAGCAGACAACACCTTGGCATCGATGCTTGGAAACAGGACGTCGACAACGAAAGAGAACTATACAAAGCCTCCGCTGCTGAGCTCATTTCTACTAAACAAGAGCTTACAACCCTTCGACAGGATTTTGATCGAGTCCTTGAAGCAAAACTGGCTGCATTTCAAGAGGCTGCGGACGCCCAGCACCTCACCCAAGTTTACCGAGACAGGCTAACTCGAATTTCCAGTGAAATCACCACCTTGCGCGATACACTAGGAGAGGTCAAGTTGGCCACACTCCAGGCGCAAGAAGAAGGAAATAAGCATCATGAAGAAAAGCAGACTCGCTTCCAATCTCACCAAACAACCAAGGAACAAGTAGAGCTGAAAATCAAATCCTTGAAAGAAGAATTTGATGCTAGCGAAATTCTCGAGGAAAAGCTCGAAAAAACAACGGAGGCAATCAAGCTTTTGCAAGAACAACTGCAAAATGTTAGAGAATCAGATATGTCCTCTCTGAAAATCGCCATGGCAGAGCTTGATGATGCTACAAGGAAACTGCGAGAAATTGTGCAGGAACAAAACTTACAGAGAAGCTCAGTAGATTTCTTTAAGGAGGAGCTTGATAATGTCAAGAGGGACCATTTTGAATTGAAGGACAAGGCATCGGAAGCAGAATTAACAGCTGAAACTTTGCAAAGTGAATTGGAGAGATATAAAGCACAGCTCGACGCAGCTCTTGCAGGAGATCCCCAAGGAAAGTACGATGATATGCGCTTAAAACTCCAGCAACTGGTGTTGGAGGCTAAAAATGCCAGGCAGGGAGCAGAAGAGATCGGGAAGGACATCTCATTACTTAAGCAAAATGCTGAAATAGCACATGAACCAATTCCGTCGGAATGGAATGGAAAACTGCTGCCATTCCTCGCTGCCATTCCGTCGGAATATTCATCCTCGAGCTTTTCCTTGCTCTGCTGTGCTGCCCGTGAACCAATTTCTGCATCCCACTCTGTATTCGTCATCTTATTTCCCTCCATTGCTGGCAATTTGCATCGGTGGAAAACCCCTAATTTCTTCCGCTATTTGGATACAAAATGGGTTCTGTCTTGA
- the LOC113697362 gene encoding calcium-binding protein CAST yields MERQTNSTTTACGSQNRGSPFKDSSSFRLRSPCLNSLRLRRIFDLFDKNKDSIISAEELTQALNLLGLDARLCDLDSTLRSYIQPGQAGLTFQDFEALHRSLHDVFFGLQDQDDADSTSPPGSCKEEEEARQQEESDLSEAFKVFDEDGDGYISARELQVVLGKLGLQEEAREMDRVQMMISSVDLNHDGLVDFFEFKDMMRSIIVRSA; encoded by the coding sequence ATGGAAAGGCAAACGAATAGCACTACTACTGCTTGTGGGAGTCAGAACCGTGGTTCCCCGTTTAAAGACTCCTCCTCCTTCCGCCTTCGGTCCCCCTGTCTCAACTCCCTGCGCCTTCGCCGGATCTTTGATCTCTTTGATAAGAACAAGGACAGCATAATCTCCGCGGAGGAGCTCACCCAAGCACTCAACCTCCTCGGCTTGGACGCCCGTCTCTGCGACTTAGACTCTACGCTCCGCTCCTACATCCAACCAGGCCAAGCTGGCCTCACGTTCCAAGACTTCGAGGCCTTGCACCGCTCGCTCCATGACGTGTTTTTCGGCCTGCAGGACCAGGACGACGCCGATTCTACCTCCCCTCCCGGTAGCTGTAAAGAGGAAGAGGAAGCGCGGCAGCAGGAGGAGTCTGATCTTTCCGAGGCATTCAAGGTGTTTGATGAGGACGGAGACGGTTACATATCGGCCAGGGAGCTGCAAGTGGTGCTGGGGAAGCTGGGGTTGCAGGAGGAGGCCCGGGAGATGGATAGAGTCCAGATGATGATCTCCAGCGTCGACCTCAATCACGATGGCCTTGTTGACTTTTTTGAGTTCAAGGATATGATGCGTAGTATCATCGTCCGATCCGCTTAG
- the LOC113697361 gene encoding protein PIN-LIKES 6 yields the protein MDRVQRLLIQVLQESHAGGESLLGTIRIAVLPIAKVFTMCFMGFLMASKYVNILPANGRKLLNGLVFSLLLPCLIFSQLGEAVTFQKMLEWWFIPFNVILTTISGSIIGLIVAWIVHPPYPFFKFTIIQIGIGNIGNVPLVLIGALCRDKSNPFGDYEKCSQDGNAYISFGQWVGAIVVYTYVFHMLAPPPEGTFDIVDENHPVKNLSKDSFQCQVKDNSPEQVPLLNEDAVSTDPKTPKNGKMKYFLKFLFEKLKLKQILQPPIIAAFIAIIIGCVPFLKRLIFTSDAPLYFFTDSCMILGEAMVPCILLALGGNLVDGPGSSKLGLRTTAAIIFGRLVLVPPVGLGIVMLADKLGFLPPDDKMFRFVLLLQYSMPTSVLSGAVANLRGCGREAAAVLFWVHIFAIFSMAGWFILYFRILF from the exons ATGGACAGGGTGCAAAGGCTTCTGATACAGGTTCTTCAGGAATCCCATGCTGGAGGAGAGTCATTGCTTGGCACCATTAGGATTGCTGTTTTACCCATAGCAAAAGTTTTTACCATGTGCTTCATGGGGTTTCTAATGGCTTCCAAGTATGTTAACATCTTACCCGCCAATGGAAGAAAGCTCTTAAACGGG CTTGTCTTTTCACTTTTGCTCCCGTGTCTGATATTCTCCCAACTTGGAGAAGCTGTCACCTTTCAGAAAATGCTTGAATG GTGGTTTATCCCTTTCAACGTCATTCTAACCACAATATCAGGCTCTATTATAGGTCTAATTGTTGCATGGATTGTCCACCCACCCTATCCATTCTTCAAGTTTACTATCATACAAATTGGAATTG GGAATATCGGTAATGTGCCACTTGTCTTAATTGGTGCATTGTGTCGAGACAAATCAAACCCCTTTGGCGACTATGAAAAGTGCTCTCAAGATGGAAATGCATACATCTCATTTGGCCAGTGG GTTGGTGCAATTGTTGTGTACACCTATGTATTCCATATGCTTGCACCTCCTCCTGAAGGTACATTTGACATTGTTGATGAAAATCATCCAGTCAAGAATCTTTCAAAAGATAGCTTCCAGTGTCAAGTGAAGGATAATTCTCCTGAGCAAGTGCCCTTGCTTAATGAGGATGCTGTATCAACTGATCCCAAAACCCCGAAGAATGGAAAG ATGAAATATTTCctcaaatttttgtttgagAAATTGAAGCTCAAGCAAATACTTCAACCCCCAATAATTGCAGCA TTCATCGCCATCATCATAGGATGTGTTCCATTTCTGAAGAGGCTGATCTTCACTTCTGATGCCCCTTTATACTTCTTCACTGACAGCTGTATGATACTTGG GGAAGCCATGGTTCCATGCATTTTATTGGCTTTAGGAGGCAACCTTGTCGATG GACCAGGAAGTTCAAAACTAGGTCTACGAACAACTGCTGCCATCATTTTTGGACGGCTCGTTTTAGTTCCACCAGTAGGCCTTGGTATTGTCATGTTAGCTGATAAATTGGGGTTTCTTCCCCCGGATGATAAGATGTTCAGATTTGTTCTCCTCCTCCAGTATAGTATGCCTACATCTGTGCTTTCAG GTGCTGTGGCCAATTTGAGAGGGTGTGGAAGGGAGGCAGCTGCTGTCTTGTTCTGGGTTCATATCTTTGCTATTTTCTCGATGGCAGGATGGTTCATCCTGTATTTCCGTATACTCTTTTAA
- the LOC140008084 gene encoding uncharacterized protein, with product MTYKQANNYIVKKVYVDPMSSVDVMYLKNFESLKLIKGQLTPIRTPLVGFGGHVVHPEGMITLMMTVRRHPRCRTVPVNFVVVKADFPYNMLMNRPTLNALRAINFMYYLSFKFFTLTGIAEVGNDVCAARECYLPTLQTASASTSGQSSERRSNILSIDCIDPRQTEKSKRLEIGDEVEDILLDLRRQMVDLLRGYRDVFAWAADEVQGVPHHLMMHELNVDLQAHPVKQKKRHFNP from the coding sequence ATGACCTACAAGCAAGCCAACAACTATATCGTCAAGAAAGTCTACGTTGACCCAATGAGTTCGGTGGACGTTATGTATCTCAAAAATTTTGAGAGCCTAAAATTGATCAAGGGGCAATTGACCCCCATTAGAACCCCCTTGGTCGGGTTCGGGGGACATGTCGTGCACCCGGAAGGGATGATCACGCTGATGATGACCGTAAGACGTCATCCCCGCTGCCGTACCGTCCCTGTCAACTTTGTCGTAGTTAAAGCCGACTTTCCTTATAACATGTTAATGAACCGACCAACGCTTAATGCTCTACGTGCAATAAATtttatgtattatttgagtttcaaatttttcacCCTGACTGGGATAGCCGAGGTGGGTAACGATGTTTGTGCTGCGCGAGAATGCTACCTCCCCACACTTCAAACCGCATCTGCTTCAACTTCTGGACAGAGCTCCGAGAGAAGGTCAAATATCCTTTCAATCGATTGCATCGACCCTCGACAAACCGAAAAGTCGAAGAGGCTAGAGATCGGAGATGAGGTGGAGGATATTCTTCTGGATCTTAGAAGACAAATGGTGGATCTACTGCGGGGGTATCGGGACGTTTTCGCTTGGGCTGCCGATGAGGTCCAAGGCGTGCCGCATCACCTCATGATGCATGAGCTGAATGTCGATCTTCAAGCACATCCCGTCAAACAGAAGAAAAGACACTTCAATCCATAG